A section of the Clostridium sp. TW13 genome encodes:
- a CDS encoding S1C family serine protease, producing the protein MDNNNNEINNNNQNNDFIILNDQNEVKNTNQNYTVYEANSSNTNNGKENFDDYYVNFSSQSMTKEKKPKKASGKGKKVVGVLCGVLVCTLLGAGVGVGTTIYLSKNTELLGATNVKKVVYESPTFKSDNSTLSVVNAVNKVKPAVVTVSTKSVASNGVFSQQQEGVGSGFIIDKEGHILTNYHVIANSTQVKVTLSNNKEVNAKVVNYDQSQDLAVIKITDNVQLPGIAELGDSDSVQAGEEVIAIGSPLGKQFTGTVTKGIISAVNRSLSSNSSSTFLQTDAAINPGNSGGPLINSKGQVIGINTSKIASDSSSEGGNAVEGIGFSIPINTAKERITALSKPLLKMGITITNITSDLAKQYNVPVGVGVTEVQEFSPAAKAGIKVNDVIIKFGGKTVKTGEELNKLKGTYKNGDVVPIVVSRDNKEVTLKITLEESSN; encoded by the coding sequence ATGGATAATAACAATAATGAAATTAATAATAATAATCAAAATAATGACTTCATTATATTAAATGATCAAAACGAAGTTAAAAATACAAATCAAAATTATACAGTGTATGAAGCTAATTCATCCAATACAAATAACGGAAAAGAAAATTTCGATGATTATTATGTGAATTTTAGTTCACAATCTATGACTAAAGAAAAAAAACCTAAGAAAGCTAGTGGAAAAGGCAAAAAGGTTGTTGGAGTTTTATGTGGAGTATTAGTTTGTACATTATTAGGTGCAGGAGTAGGAGTAGGAACTACAATTTACTTAAGTAAAAATACAGAATTATTGGGTGCAACGAATGTTAAAAAGGTGGTATATGAATCACCAACCTTTAAATCAGATAATTCAACTCTTTCAGTTGTGAATGCAGTTAATAAAGTAAAACCAGCAGTTGTTACGGTGTCAACAAAATCAGTAGCTTCAAATGGAGTTTTCTCGCAACAACAAGAAGGAGTTGGTTCTGGATTTATAATAGATAAAGAAGGACATATACTTACTAATTATCATGTTATAGCAAATTCTACACAAGTAAAGGTAACATTAAGTAATAATAAAGAAGTTAATGCTAAAGTAGTAAACTATGATCAATCTCAAGATTTAGCTGTTATTAAAATTACAGACAATGTTCAGTTGCCAGGAATAGCTGAATTAGGAGATTCAGATTCAGTTCAAGCTGGAGAAGAGGTAATTGCTATAGGAAGTCCTTTAGGAAAACAATTTACAGGAACAGTTACTAAAGGGATAATTAGTGCAGTGAATAGATCTTTAAGTTCTAATAGCAGTTCAACATTCTTACAAACTGATGCAGCTATAAATCCAGGAAATAGTGGTGGACCATTAATTAACTCTAAAGGACAGGTTATTGGTATTAATACATCAAAGATAGCTTCAGATTCATCATCAGAGGGTGGAAATGCAGTAGAAGGAATTGGTTTCTCTATTCCAATAAATACAGCTAAAGAAAGAATCACTGCATTATCAAAGCCATTATTAAAAATGGGAATAACTATTACAAATATAACATCAGATCTTGCTAAACAATATAATGTTCCAGTTGGAGTTGGTGTTACTGAAGTTCAAGAATTTAGCCCAGCAGCTAAGGCTGGAATTAAAGTAAATGATGTAATTATAAAGTTCGGTGGAAAAACAGTTAAGACTGGAGAAGAACTTAATAAATTAAAAGGTACTTATAAGAATGGAGATGTAGTTCCAATAGTAGTATCTAGAGATAATAAAGAAGTAACTCTAAAGATAACTTTAGAAGAAAGTTCAAACTAA